GGCACTTCCAGTACCTCGGCGATCTCGTGCATCGACAGGTTCTGTACGACCGCCAATAGCAAGGCCTCCCGTTGCGTGGAGGGCAGCTCGCAAATCTCGCACTCGATCCGCTCCAGGGTTTGCTGGGCTTTGACCCGTGACTCCGCGGAGGGGCCAGGACTCGCGAGACGTTCGACCTGCGCATCGAGGACGAATCCACGGCGGTGGCGTTGCCGGAAATAGCTCCGAATCGTGTTGACCACGACGGTGAACACCCACGGACTCAATGGCCGCTCGGGCTGATAGCGGTTTGCGGCGCGATGAATCCGGATGAACGTATCCTGGAAGACGTCTTCGCGATCAGCCTCGGGCACACCGGATCGCTGGATGAAGGCGTAGACGGAAGCCTGGTAACGAGCGACGAAAGCTCGAAACGCATCGGGGTCGCCATTCCGGTGTCGGAGCAGAAGTTGTTTCTCCGTCGGGACTTCGGGCGGGCTCGCTTCGACTGGGATTCCCACGGAGCGGTTGGCGTCGCTCATACCCCCTATACTCCGCAAAATCCCGCGGGTTTCAGCGCAGGGGGTTTATTTTTCGACGCGGGTGGTCTGGCGCGCTGGGGAGGAGGCGTGAGCGTCGCCATTTCGTCTCTCCGATACTCGATGCTTCGGTTGCGCTACGCGACGCCGGTCCTTTCCGATCGTGCTGTATCTGAGGGGCGGACCAATCCGGGGAGGTCGCCGAATACAGCGAGAAGCTCTTTGGGCGCGAGCTCCTGCGCTTCCGATACGCCATTGTCGGACTGGCACGGCGCGTCGCCCAGGAGTATGTTGAAACGAGCCCGTTGAGCGCGGCACTTTCCGCGCTGATGCGCCGAGGGCGG
The DNA window shown above is from Vicinamibacteria bacterium and carries:
- a CDS encoding RNA polymerase sigma factor, translated to MSDANRSVGIPVEASPPEVPTEKQLLLRHRNGDPDAFRAFVARYQASVYAFIQRSGVPEADREDVFQDTFIRIHRAANRYQPERPLSPWVFTVVVNTIRSYFRQRHRRGFVLDAQVERLASPGPSAESRVKAQQTLERIECEICELPSTQREALLLAVVQNLSMHEIAEVLEVPVGTVKTWLRRARARLMERLKEHL